The Lycium barbarum isolate Lr01 chromosome 9, ASM1917538v2, whole genome shotgun sequence genome has a segment encoding these proteins:
- the LOC132611993 gene encoding uncharacterized protein LOC132611993 translates to MSVQEYSLRFNSLARYAPTMVADMEDRVHRFVTRLDPHLIKDCMTASLQGGMDIAYIQAYGQNLEDLEWKQRTEQDPNKARYKRARSAGYSGSSSVPTGRSRERGQVPSSGGNQNRICALTGWQDLEWSPDDVFPTELPYLPSERKIEFAIDVYRSTQPISIPPYRMSPADLQELKVQLLDLLDKGFIRPSTSPWEAPPQGAKCFSNIDLRSGYHQLRVKGEDIPKTAFQTRYRHFEFLVMSFGLTNALAAFMAMMNTIFWPFLDVFVIVFIDDILVYSRLEMEHADHLRKVMQILRDQRLYAKFSKCELWLTSVAFLGHIVSDEDHKSRQAKGLNLSQRRSLELLKDYNAKILYHPGKANIVTDTLSRKSMGSLLYVPTEKFKMAREFYLLANLGVCLLDSVDTGITLQNISQSTLSSDIKAQQNEDPVLASIKERVQ, encoded by the exons ATGAGCGTCCAGGAATACAGTTTGAGgttcaactccttggctagatatgctccaacaaTGGTGGCTGATATGGAAGATAGGGTACACCGTTTTGTGACTAGGCTTGATCCCCACTTGATTAAGGATTGTATGACGGCTTCATTACAaggtggcatggatattgcatACATCCAGGCATATGGTCAAAATTTGGAGGATCTTGAATGGAAGCAGCGGACCGAGCAAGACCCGAATAAGGCCCGTTATAagcgggccagatccgcaggttattcag GTTCTTCATCAGTTCCAACTGGTAGAAGTAGGGAAAGAGGTCAGGTGCCAAGTTCCGGTGGTAACCAAAATCGTATTTGTGCACTTACTGGGTGGCAGGATCTTGAGTGGTCCccagat gaTGTATTCCCCACTGAATTACCATATCTCCCTTCCGAAAGGAAAATTGAATTTGCTATCGACGTGTATCGAAGCACTCAACCCatctctattccaccctatcgCATGTCCCCTGCTGACTTGCAGGAATTAAAGGTGCAATTGTTGGACTTACTGGataagggtttcattaggcctagcACGTCTCCGTGGgaagcaccg ccaCAGGGCGCTAAATGCTTCTCGAatattgacttaaggtcagggtatcatcaatTACGAGTGAAAGgggaagacattccaaagacagctttcCAAACGAGATATAGGCACTTTGaatttttagttatgtcttttggaTTGACCAATGCTCTTGCGGCATTTATGGCAATGATGAACACAATATTCTGGCCCTTCTTGGATGTTTTTGttatagtgttcattgacgatatcttggtgtattctcgtTTGGAGATGGAACATGCGGATCACCTCCGAAAGGTCATGCAAATATTGCGAGATCAGAggctatatgccaaattttccaaatgtgaattatggCTGACCTCAGTAGCTTTCCTAGGCCATATTGTGTCTGATGAGG accataaaAGTCGTCAAGCAAAAGGACTGAATTTGAGTCAACGAAGGTCgctcgaattgctaaaggattacaaTGCTAagattttataccaccctggcaAAGCTAATATTGTTACTGATACTCTAAGTCGCaagtcaatgggtagcctatTATATGTGCCAACAGAAAAGTTCAAAATGGCTAGGGAATTTTATCTCTTAGCAAATTTGGGTGTTTGCCTACTGGATTCAGTAGACACTGGTATTACCTTACAGAATATATCCCAATCTACTCTATCCTCAGATATAAAGGCTCAACAAAATGAAGATCCAGTTTTAGCTAGCATTAAGGAAAGAGTGCAATAA